From the genome of Nicotiana tabacum cultivar K326 chromosome 17, ASM71507v2, whole genome shotgun sequence:
AACAATTGGCCACATCCTCTCAAAATACAAGGCCATTTATTTGGCCAACAAGGCCTTAAATAAAAGGctccaaatgtaccaacaaggcTCACAAATAAAAAGCCTAAAAATAAGGCCACTttttacaaatctccaccttggcctaattttggctaatatagtaaatttgcttcaCCTTCTCCACAAAAGTCCCAATGgtcatatgtcaaaatttaatgccatcaaaatcagacaagttgtctAATATCGAAACTGCAGTAGGGCCTATAACAGAGGAGCCCAATAAAGTATATaacgaaccagatctgtgtgctttcatgatcaaaTGAGCATCttcaaaaacttttaaaactccaccttcactaCTGAATTTGCACCCTAGGGATTCTAAAGTGCCCAAAGATATGAGATGTTTCTtcaactcaggaacatatctaacatcagtgagagttctcaccacatcaTCGTGCATTCTGAACCGAATTGTACCTTCGCCAATAACGTTGCAAGTAACATTGTTACCCAGTTGGACAACTCCACCTGCAATtgaatcatatgtagaaaacaagtccctactaggacacatatgatatgaacaaccggaaactaaaatccactcattgtctaatctgaaactagtttcagttgctaaaaatatagttccctcaatctcatcagttgctacactatcttcggcggtgtcagtatttttgtgctcattttttctttctttatgcttttctttatttttcagtttatagcaTTTAGAGAtattgtgacctttcttatgacaatagcgatATTGTAAATTATTGTATCTAGATATGGAGTCGGATTTGCCACTAATAAACAAGTcaacttccgcttgagttccactagcttccctagtaatatcactatctatctgttcttttgattttaagatagatttaatatccttataagagatattatcattTGCATAGAGCATAGTATCTTTTATATGGTTAAAAGATGGGGTAGAGACAAAGCAGTAAcacggcttgatcctcatctttaatttcagcatctatattactcaaatccataagaatggaatcaaaggtgtcaagatgagagagaatagaggtaccttcacccataagaattgtataaagcttctgcttcaggtaaagtctattttccaccgtcctcttcatatataaggtttttaatTTTTCCCACATGCCTTTGGCTAtggtttctacagaaacttcacgtaaaacctcatttgagagatttaaaataatacctgctTTTGCCCTTTTTTCTATGACTGCAAACTCctcatccgtcattttatccggcttcttctccttttcttgtaacgccaagtctaagccatcctgaattaggatagcttccatctttaattgtctcattccgaagtttgcacttcggtctaatttctcaacataggtctttgttagaATCATATTGGCTACTAAAATAAACCCGATTTgatccggctctgataccaatttgttaggatcgggaacccaggtagtgcggaatatagccaaacaacggtataatggcaataacaaagacaatgaaagttgataacaacgacaattaaagtagataaagaagacacaaatttaacgtggttcggtcaaagtgacctacgtccacaaacggagaggagcaatttactataacaataaagTACAAAAgtgagtacaaaattagagtaaatactctaattaatcccaaataccctaaggtaataacctcacaagatcactccaaagaaagggttcacacaagtgcttcccaacactaactctcatacaaaacactcttaataaaggaagaaagaaagaaacaagaaatgaagactcaagtcttgttggtgtgtttccAAATGAGTAGATAGTCCTCATTATAtaggaagagaagaaagaaatgcTTGGCCAACAATTGGCCACATCCTCTCAAAATACAAGGCCATTTATTTGGCCTACAAGGCCTTAAATAAAAGGctccaaatgtaccaacaaggcTCACAAATAAAAAGCCTAAAAATAAGGCCACTttttacaaatctccaccttggcctaattttggctaatatagtaaatttgcttcaccttctccgcaaaagtcCCAATGgtcatatgtcaaaatttaatgccatcaaaatcagacaagttgtctAATATCGAAACTGCAGTAGGGCCTATAACAGAGGAGCCCAATAAAGTATATaacgaaccagatctgtgtgctttcatgatcaaaTGAGCATCttcaaaaacttttaaaactcCACATTCACTAGTGAATTTGCACCCTAGGGATTCTAAAGCGCCAAAagatatgagatttttcttcaactcaggaacatatctaacatcagtgagagttctcaccacatcaTCGTGCATTCTGAATCGAATTGTACCTTTGCCAATAACGTTGCAAGTAACATTGTTACCTAGTTGGACAACTCCACCtgcaactgaatcatatgtagaaaatAAGTCCCTgctgggacacatatgatatgaacaaccggaatctaaaatccacttattgtctaatctgaaactagttttagttgctaaaaatatagttccctcaatctcatcagttgctacactagcttcgacggtgtcagtatttttgtgctcattttttctttctttatgcttttctttatttttcagtttatagcaTTTAGAGAtattgtgacctttcttatgacaatagcgatattgtaaattattgtatctaaatatggagtcggatttgcccctaacaaacaagccaacttccgcttgagttccactagcttccccagtaatatcactatctatctgttcttttgattttaagatagatttaatatccttataagagatattatcctttgcataaagcatagtatcttctatatgcttaaaagatgggggtagagaacaaagcagtaacacggtttgatcctcatctttaatttcattATCTATATTActcaagatgagagagaatagaggtatCTTCACCCATACAAATTGTGTAAAGCttctgcttcaggtaaagtctattttccaccgtcctcttcatatataaggttttcaatttttcccaCATTCCTTTGGCTATGGTTTCTACAGAAATTTCatgtaaaacctcatttgagagatttaaaatgatacctGCTTTTGCCCTTTTGTCTATGACTGCAAACTCCTCATCCGTCATTTTATTCGGCTTCTTCTCATTTCTTTGTAacgccaagtctaagccatcctgaatgaggatagcttccatctttaattgccacatttcgaagtttgcacttcggtcaaatttctcaacataggtctttgttagaATCATATTGGCTACTGAAATAAACCCAGTTTgatccggctctgataccaaattgttaggatcgggaacccggatagtgcggaatatagccaaacaacggtataatggcaataacaaagacaatggaagttgataacaacgacaattaaaatagataaagaagacacaaatttaacgtggttcggtcaaagtgacctacgtccacaagcggagaggaacaatttactataacaataaaagtacaaaagagagtacaaaattagagtaaatactctaattaatcccaaataccctaagggaataacctcacaagatcactccaaagaaagggttcacacatgtgcttcccaacactaactctcatacaaaatactcttaataacggaagaaaagaagaaacaagaaatgaagactcaagtcttgttggtgtatTTCCAAAGGAGTAGAGAGTCCTCATTATAtaggaagagaagaaagaaatgcTTGGCCAACAATTGGCCACATCCTCTCAAAATACAAGGCCATTTATTTGGCCAACAAGGCCTTAAATAAAAGGCTTCAAATGTGCCAACAAGGCTCACAAATAAAAAGCCTAAAAATAAGGCCACCttttacaaatctccaccttggcctaattttggctaatatagtaaatttgcttcaccttctccgcaaaagccccaatgggcatatgtcaaaatttaatgccatcaaaatcagacaagttgtctgataccgaaactgcagtagggcctataacagtggagcccaataaagtatacaacgaaccagatctgtgtgctttcatgatcacaagagcatcttcaaaaacttttaaaattccaccttcactagtgaatttgcaCCCTAGGGATTCTAAAGTGCCCAAAGATATGAGATGTTTCTtcaactcaggaacatatctaacatcAGTGAGAGTTCTCACAACATCATCGTGCATTCTGAACCGAATTGTACCTTCGCCAATAACGTTGCAAGTAACATTGTTACCCAGTTGGATAACTCCACCtgcaactgaatcatatgtagaaaacaagtccctactaggacacatatgatatgaacaaccggaatctaaaatccactcattgtctaatctgaaactagtttcagttgctaaaaatatagttccctcTATCTCATCAGTTGCTATACTAGCTTCGGCGGTGttagtatttttgtgctcattttttctttctttatacttttctttatttttcagtttatagaTTTCAGAGATATTGTGActtttcttatgacaatagcgacattgtaaattattgtatctagatatggagtcggatttgcccctaacaaacaagccaacttccgcttgagttccactagcttccccagtaatatcactatctatctgttcttttgattttaacatagatttaatatccttagaagagatattatcctttgcataaagcatagtatcttttATATGCCTAAAAGATGGGGGTAaagaacaaagcagtaacacggcttgatcctcatctttaatttcagcatctatattactcaaatctataagaatggaatcaaaggtgtcaagatgagagagaatagaggtaccttcactcataagaattgtataaagcttctgcttcaggtaaagtctattttccaccgtcctcttcatatataaggttttcaatttttctcACATGCCTTTGGCTAtggtttctacagaaacttcacgtaaaacctcatttgagagatttaaaatgatacaTGCTTTTGCCCTTTTGTCTATGACTGCAAACTCctcatccgtcattttatccggcttcttcttcttttcttgtaacgccaagtctaagccatcctgaattaggatagcttccatctttaattgccacattccgaagtttgcacttcggtaaaatttctcaacataggtctttgttagaATCATATTGGCTACTGAAACAAACCCGGTTTgatccggctctgataccaatttattaggatcgggaacccgggtagtgcggaatatagccaaacaacggtataatggcaataacaaagataatgaaagttgataacaacgacaattaaagtagataaagaagacacaaatttaacgtgatTCGGTCAAAGTGatctacgtccacaagcggagaggagcaatttactataacaataagagtacaaaagagagtacaaaattagagtaaatactctaattaatcccaaataccctaagggaataacctcacaagatcactccaaagaaagggttcacacaagtgcttcccaacactaactctcatacaaaacactcttaataaaggaagaaaggaagaaacaagaaatgaagactcaagtcttgttggtgtgtttccAAATGAGTAGAGAGTCCTCATTATAtaggaagagaagaaagaaatgcTTGGCCAACAATTGGCCACATCCTCTCAAAATACAAGGCCATTTATTTGGCCAACAAGGCCTTAAATAAAAGGCTCCAAATGTGCCAACAAGGCTCACAAATAAAAAGCCTAAAAATAAGGCCACCttttacaaatctccaccttggcctaattttggctaatatagtaaatttgcttcaccttctccgcaaaagtcccaatgggcatatgtcaaaatttaatgccatcataatcagacaagttgtctgataccgaaactgcagtagggcctataacagtggagcccaataaagtatacaacgaaccagatctgtgtgctttcatgatcacaagagcatcttcaaaaacttttaaaactccaccttcactagtgaatttgcaCCCTAGGACTTCTAAAGTGCCCAAAGATATGAGATGTTTCTtcaactcaggaacatatctaacatctgtgagagttctcaccacatcaTCGTGCATTCTGAATCGAATTGTACCTTTGCCAATAACGTTGCAAGTAACATTGTTACCTAGTTGGACAACTCCACCtgcaactgaatcatatgtagaaaacaagtccctgctaggacacatatgatatgaacaaccggaatctaaaatccactcattgtctaatctgaaactagtttcagttgctaaaaatatagttccctcaatctcatcagttgctacactagcttcggcggtgtcagtatttttgtgctcattttttctttctttatgcttttctttatttttcagtttatagcaTTTAGAGAtattgtgacctttcttatgacaatagcaacactgtaaattattgtatctggatatggagtcggatttgcccctaacaaacaagccaacttccgcttgagttccactagcttccccagtaatatcactatctatatgttcttttgattttaagatagatttaatatccttataagagatattatcctttgcataaagcatagtatcttttatatgcttaaaagatgggggtagagaacaaagcagtaacacggcttgagcctcatctttaatttcagtatctatattactcaaatccataagaatggaatcaaaggtgtcaagatgagagagaatagaggtacctttacccatacgaattgtataaagcttctacttcaggtaaagtctatttttcaccgtcctcttcatatataaggttttcaatttttcccaCATGCCTTTGGCTAtggtttctacagaaacttcatgtaaaacctcatttgagagatttaaaatgatacctGCTTTTGCCCTTTTGTCTATGACTGCAAACTCctcatccgtcattttatccggcttcttctcctttccttgtaacgccaagtctaagccaccctgaattaggatagcttccatctttaattgccacattccgaagtttgcacttcggtcaaatttctcaacataggtctttgttagaATCATATTGGCTACTGAAACAAACCCGGTTTgatccggctctgataccaatttgttaggatcgggaacccgggtagtgcggaatatagccaaacaacggtataatggcaataacaaagacaatggaagttgataacaacgacaattaaagtagataaagaagacacaaaattaacgtggttcggtcaaagtgacctacgtccacaagcggagaggagcaatttactataacaataaaagtacaaaagagagtacaaaattagagtaaatactctaattaatcccaaataccctaagggaataacctcacaagatcactccaaagaaagggttcacacaagtgcttcccaacactaactctcatataaaacactcttaataaaggaagaaacaagaaatgaagactcaagtcttgttggtgtgtttccAAATGAGTAGAGAGTCCTCATTATAtaggaagagaagaaagaaatgtTTGGCCAACAATTGGTCACATCCTCTCAAAATACAAAGCTATTTATTTGGCCGACAAGGCCTTAAATAAAAGGCTCCAAATGTGCCAACAAGGCTCACAAATAAAAAGCCTAAAAATAAGGCCGCCTTTTACGGAAGAATAGTTTTGTGTGAAGTTGGTGATGGGATAGAAAGATTAGATATAGGACATTTTGTGAAGGATGCTGGGGGTGCTGGAATGATACTCATGAACGAGGAGCCACAAGGCTTCACTATAGTAACTGTCCCTCACGTTCTTCCAGCAGCTCATATCAGTTTTATTGATGGCCTGAAAATCAAAGCCTACATAAATACAACATCAACTCCTGTGGCTTCATTTTTGTTTAAAGGAACTATATTTGGGGATGATCATGCTCCAGCAGTTGCAGCCCTTTCATCTAGAGGTCCTTTTCCGGAAAGCCCTGGCATTTTGAAACCTGACATTATTGGTCCTGGTATTAGCATCCTTGCAGCGTGGCCAACATCCGTGGAGAACAATACCAACACGAAGTCTACCTTTAACATATTTTCTGGCACATCAATGTCCTGTCCTCACCTTTCAGGAGTTTTGACATTAATCAAGAGTGCACATCCAGAATGGTCTCCAGCTGCTATCAAGTCAGCAATCATGACAACCGCTGATCTTATGAACCTTGGCAATAATCCTATTGAAGATGAAAGGGGCCTCCGAGCTGACTTCTTTGCTACTGGTGCAGGCCACGTTAACCCATTAAGAGCAAATGATCTGGGGCTGATCTATGACATCCAACCAAATGATTATATACCTTATTTATGTGGGTTGTATCCAAGTAGAGCTGTTAGTTTGATTGTTTTGAAAGAAGTAAACTGCTCATCAACCATCCCTGAAGCAGAACTTAACTATCCATCCTTTACAATTAAACTTGGATCTGATTTTCAAGTATACACAAGGACTGACCAATGTGGGCGAGCCCGTCTCATCTTATACTCTGGAGATTGTGCCACCCCAAGGAGTTGATGTGAAATTTGAGCCTTCCACCTTGCACTTCTCGGAGATTTACCAGAAGATTACATATCAAGTAACCTTTAACCGATCAATTTCAAGCATTAATGCCACCTTTGTTGAAGGATTTTTGAAATGGAGCTCATCCAAGCACTTTGTTAGGAGTCCAATAGTAGTTACCTTGGAACCATGAGGAAGCTATACAACCAACTCTAAGAgctttattcacactattctacaAAGAAACAGTAATttctggatttcaagaccataggacaagtgataattttattttctgTATTCCAATAGTTCATGTGTTTTAAGCATCTTCAAAAGTTCAATGTGGAACTGGAAATAAGTTGCATTGTCTTAACTCCACAGATAACTCCATAATAAACGCTCCAACAACAGCCGTCCAAAACACCAGGAGCATATCCTTCAACTAGGTTCTTTTTTATCTCACTACACAAACATTATTAAGAATAATCTTTAACAATTTGACAAGGATGAACCTATACTTCAAGGATGAATAAATGGGAATGACGATTGACAAGaactgaaaatgccaaaataatcAAGCTTCTGAAATGCATAGACCTGTTCAACACACACACAGTAGAACTAGTACGGCATACTGAGTTTGTCTTTTCCAAATAATGAAGTTCTAAAGTGAGGTTAGTCTAGCTAATTCTAACACAAAGGTTGTGACTATCACGAACTAGAGTAATGATTATCTTgtaataaaaattacaaattacAGTAACTTACAAACTACAAGGAGATAGACTTGAAACAACAATGTAGGCACTTGTATGGCTGAACTAGACATATCAAGATTGCACGCTTGAAATGATGAGGTAAGTGCTGGCTACTTTTGTTATCTGGGTCCTGAAAGCTCAATTGGTTCAATGGTAAATGAGGATTCTTCATGGATGTCGCTAAAATTCCTAGAGAAGCTGAAAGCTCTTGTTTCGCATATGTTGCTTCCACCTTGTGATTCGTCCACATGCCCCATTTGTCCCGTAATGTCTTCCAGGATTCTCAAAACCTCTGACATCTTAGGCCGATTATTGGGGTTAGATTGAGTGCACTGTAGAGCCACTTCAACTGTTTTCTCTAGCTCCTCTGTATTAAAACATCCTTTTAGATCCCTATCCACAAGCATTTCCACTTTCTTTTCCTCAAATAAATTCCGGACCTGCAAATTCGACAGTTAGTCAGAATGAGTGATTAGTAAATATGACAGTCAAAAACCCGATTAAGGTTTTCCGTAAGCCCAACAGATCATGTACCAGATTATAAAGTCAGCATAAAAAACAAAGTTATCAACTAATGTTTCAGAATTTTAGAACTGTTTCTCTCGTGAGATGCGGAGCAACTTCAGCGTCTGACAATGGTTAATGTGTCAATTTTAGTGAAAATTTCAAGTCAAATAATGGCTTTGATTATTACCCAAACAAAATCCTGCAGGAAGATTAGCTATTAACTCGTTAATCAAAATGAAGTTAGAAGTTATATGCACACAAACATATAAAGCTTCAAATAGTAGGAGGGATAGAAGCTACTCACCCGGTCAAGAATAGTTCCTTTCTGACCCTGACCATTTCCTGCATCTAGCGACTTGAGCCCTGTAATGAGTTCCAAAAGTAGTATTCCATATCCAAAGACATCTGTCTTCTCAGATGATTGGCCAGTTGATAGATACTCTGGGGCTATATGACCTATAGTACCACGAACTGCTGTTGTAACATGCGAATCTCTACAGTCTAAAAGCTTCGCGAGACCAAAATCACCAACAACAGCTTCAAAGCTTTCATCAAGAAGAATATTAGCCGCCTTAACATCCCTGTGAATTATTTTAGGATTACACTGTTCATGCAAATACAGAAGCCCTCTGGCAGCTCCAAGGGCTATATGCATGCGCTTGCTCCAATCCAAAAATGGTGTATCCCGACCATTGTCTGGTAGAGAATCAAATCTTATGTGAGAACAGAGCAAAAGATGACATAATCACTGCATCAAGTAATCCGTTTACATCCCAATACATATTCCAATTTGATTTTGATTTCATATACCTAAAAATTGGCTATAAATTTGGCCATGTTAAATATTAATGACAAGGCAACTGTTACCTTACCACCAAAAAACAAATCATTTCATTCATGGATGATGTAGTATGGGTTTGACGCATAGTTGATTGATTTATTGATATATTGATGTCATTCCACTTACAAGAAACATTGACAATATATCTCCAACTTAAACTAATCAATCAGAAGTCGTTTTCATTATAGGAGTCCTGGGTTTCAGGCATAGAACAGTAAGAACATTGCACAAAGTCCTCGATTTCCATAAATCATGACCTTTCAAGAATTTTTGCCAGATTAACATTGAGAGCACCAGGAAGTAATTGAAATTCACTGGTGAACCTGATCAAATTTTGAATCAATTGTAACAAGATGAAAGAATTAGTTCAAGAAAAGCTCCAAGTAAATATACATCAAAGCAAACCTCTCAAGCAATCAGCAACACTCCCATTTGGCATATAAGGGTAAATAAGTAATCTTTCCTCTGCAGTCATAGAGAATCCATATAAACGTAGAAGGTTCCGATGCACAGCCAAGCCTATCATCTCAACTTCTGTTTGGAACTGCACTTCTCCAGTGAAATTTGGATCTCTCAATCTTTTGACAGCCACTATTGTCCTATTGGGAAGGTATCCCTTGTAGACTACTCCAAATCCACCTTGTCCTAGTATATTTTTAGAGCTGAAATTTCCAGTGGCAATTTGCAATTCACGGAATGAAAACCTCTTCAGGTGGCCAATGGCGAATTCGCAATCGTGTTGCACTGCAGATCAAAAGATCAGAGACTCATAATGTATCTAGGGTTAATGTGCAGGAGATCAGAGATGTGTTTCTAATCTTGTAGTTACCATATCCTGTGAGGACATTAGACCTGTACCAATGCACCCAACAAACAAGCAACATGACCGTAACTATGAATGTGCAACTGACCCCAATGATAACAGAAACAACCCACCGATGATGATTGCTAGTCTTCCTGTCTGAACTCATTTCTGCATGGTTAAAAAATAGAATTTGGTCAAAACGCTTCAGCCTCAATATCATAAAAAAGTTCTGGGAAGATTTCAACAATACCATTTGCTGGTTTTGGCACGCCCCCACAAATTTGTGTGGGCATTGCAGAGCAAAGAAAGCTGTTTCCTGCAATACTAAGGCAATAACCAAAAATATAAGCTGAAAAAAGAATACAAAGAAACCGGAAAGGTTGCAAGAATGACACCAAGGGGGATATAAACAGTAAGCATTGTAAGTAGGATACAAAACTTTTATGACATCAGACATTATATCAAGTCAAATATTTTGCTTGACTTCGGCAAATAACATAACATCGTGGAGGTTCTGCTGGACCAAGCACTAGATAATACTTCAAATGATAAGAAATGAAACATTACTTTCAGGTCCATAAGCTATCAAGAAGTGACTTTTTTTTTTCAGTGAACGACATACCACCACAACTAACAGTCGAAGTAATGCAAGATGACAGTTACTAAAACGATAGAAAACTTTACTATGACAGAAAAATTATGTATGGCAC
Proteins encoded in this window:
- the LOC107772793 gene encoding subtilisin-like protease 4, whose translation is MNEEPQGFTIVTVPHVLPAAHISFIDGLKIKAYINTTSTPVASFLFKGTIFGDDHAPAVAALSSRGPFPESPGILKPDIIGPGISILAAWPTSVENNTNTKSTFNIFSGTSMSCPHLSGVLTLIKSAHPEWSPAAIKSAIMTTADLMNLGNNPIEDERGLRADFFATGAGHVNPLRANDLGLIYDIQPNDYIPYLCGLYPSRAVSLIVLKEVNCSSTIPEAELNYPSFTIKLGSDFQVYTRTDQCGRARLILYSGDCATPRS
- the LOC107772790 gene encoding putative LRR receptor-like serine/threonine-protein kinase At5g45780, whose translation is MVTLVLLIFSIFLFWLAVTPASMSLLSPKGVNYEVAALMSMKNKMRDEYQVLDGWDINSVDPCTWYMVGCSSEGFVISLEMASMGLSGSLSPSIGNLTHLRTLLLQNNQLSGPIPAEIGKLSELLTLDLSGNQFDGEIPRALGRLFRLSYLRLSRNRLSGLIPKPVASLSGLSFLDLSFNNLSGPTPKILAKDYSIAGNSFLCSAMPTQICGGVPKPANEMSSDRKTSNHHRWVVSVIIGVSCTFIVTVMLLVCWVHWYRSNVLTGYVQHDCEFAIGHLKRFSFRELQIATGNFSSKNILGQGGFGVVYKGYLPNRTIVAVKRLRDPNFTGEVQFQTEVEMIGLAVHRNLLRLYGFSMTAEERLLIYPYMPNGSVADCLRDNGRDTPFLDWSKRMHIALGAARGLLYLHEQCNPKIIHRDVKAANILLDESFEAVVGDFGLAKLLDCRDSHVTTAVRGTIGHIAPEYLSTGQSSEKTDVFGYGILLLELITGLKSLDAGNGQGQKGTILDRVRNLFEEKKVEMLVDRDLKGCFNTEELEKTVEVALQCTQSNPNNRPKMSEVLRILEDITGQMGHVDESQGGSNICETRAFSFSRNFSDIHEESSFTIEPIELSGPR